One Lottiidibacillus patelloidae genomic region harbors:
- the mraY gene encoding phospho-N-acetylmuramoyl-pentapeptide-transferase, with protein MREIDLILTLFGAFFIAVILSPIFIPFLRRLKFGQSIREDVPEHQKKSGTPTMGGVVILLAAIITSIAMADWLNVLTTEMILLLFVTIGYGLIGFLDDFISVVLKRNLGLNSKQKLLGQLIIAAIFFYVLTKNGFSTVVSIPGTDLSYELGSFYVILIILILIGGSNATNLTDGLDGLLAGTAAIAFGAFAVLAWSQGQNEVAVFSVAIVGAVLGFLVFNAHPAKVFMGDTGSLALGGAIAAIAIITKLEILLVIIGGVFVIETLSVIIQVISFQSRGKRVFKKTPIHHHYELSGWSEWRIVVTFWLVGFLLAVLGIYIEVWI; from the coding sequence ATGCGTGAAATTGATTTAATTCTTACATTATTTGGAGCATTCTTTATTGCAGTTATTTTATCACCTATTTTTATCCCGTTTTTAAGAAGGTTGAAATTTGGACAAAGCATTCGTGAAGATGTACCTGAGCACCAAAAAAAATCTGGAACACCTACGATGGGTGGAGTTGTCATCTTACTAGCAGCAATAATTACTTCTATTGCAATGGCAGATTGGTTAAATGTGCTAACAACTGAAATGATATTATTGTTATTTGTTACAATAGGATATGGATTAATAGGCTTTTTAGATGACTTTATAAGTGTAGTCTTGAAACGTAACTTAGGATTAAATTCAAAGCAAAAATTGTTAGGGCAGTTAATTATTGCTGCAATTTTCTTTTATGTATTAACAAAGAATGGGTTTTCAACGGTTGTCTCCATTCCTGGAACAGATTTATCGTATGAATTAGGGAGCTTTTATGTCATCCTCATTATTCTTATTCTAATTGGTGGATCCAATGCTACAAATTTAACAGATGGTTTAGATGGTTTGCTTGCCGGAACAGCAGCGATTGCTTTTGGAGCTTTTGCAGTACTTGCATGGAGTCAAGGGCAAAACGAAGTTGCGGTATTTTCAGTAGCTATTGTAGGAGCAGTTTTAGGATTTCTAGTCTTCAACGCACATCCTGCTAAAGTGTTTATGGGTGATACAGGATCACTAGCTTTAGGTGGTGCAATTGCGGCAATCGCAATCATTACGAAATTAGAAATACTATTAGTTATTATTGGTGGCGTATTTGTAATTGAAACATTATCAGTTATTATTCAAGTAATATCATTTCAATCAAGAGGTAAACGTGTATTTAAAAAGACTCCAATTCACCATCATTATGAACTATCAGGATGGTCAGAATGGCGTATAGTTGTTACTTTTTGGTTAGTTGGTTTTCTACTTGCTGTATTAGGAATTTACATTGAGGTGTGGATATAA
- a CDS encoding UDP-N-acetylmuramoyl-L-alanyl-D-glutamate--2,6-diaminopimelate ligase produces MKLEALLKHLFSYTYEGDTNINLSSIEIDSRLQQEGSLFVCIRGSNNDGHQFAKQAVDNGAVAVVAEYKLKLDVPVIVVPNTKKALAILADAFYGKPSQKMKLIGITGTNGKTTISYLLEKILQDRQMKTGLIGTINMKINNESYDVKNTTPDALFLQRAFRRMLDNDVEIVIMEVSSHALDYGRVWGCDFNIAVFTNLSQEHLDYHKTMVEYKYAKSLLFSQLGNTYHEENKKIAIINEDDEQAMTMKKVTSAHTLSYSIEKKADFRAKEIDYNGEGTTFTLVTAHEEMKVQLKLLGIFSVYNALAAIATSFAAGVPVKESVRSLEKVTGVPGRFEVVQAGQKFPVIVDYAHTPDSLENALITINEFARGKIFVVVGCGGDRDKIKRPLMASIAEQYSDVTIFTSDNPRTEDPEKIIKDMEEGVKGKEYLVILNREKAIKYAVSQATDNDVILIAGKGHETYQTIGTKNYKFDDREVARNAIKEL; encoded by the coding sequence ATGAAATTAGAAGCCTTACTTAAGCATTTATTTTCATACACATATGAAGGCGACACTAATATTAACCTTTCTTCCATTGAAATAGATTCGAGACTACAGCAAGAAGGTAGTTTGTTTGTTTGTATTAGAGGATCGAATAATGATGGTCATCAATTTGCGAAGCAAGCAGTAGATAATGGTGCGGTTGCAGTTGTGGCAGAATACAAACTGAAGTTAGATGTACCGGTAATTGTTGTTCCAAACACGAAAAAGGCATTGGCGATTTTAGCTGACGCTTTTTATGGTAAGCCTAGTCAGAAAATGAAATTAATCGGAATTACTGGAACGAATGGTAAAACTACTATTTCCTATTTATTAGAAAAGATATTACAGGATAGACAAATGAAAACTGGATTAATCGGTACTATTAATATGAAAATAAATAATGAAAGCTATGATGTTAAGAATACGACGCCAGATGCATTATTTTTGCAAAGAGCTTTTAGGAGAATGCTAGATAATGATGTTGAAATTGTTATCATGGAAGTATCTTCCCATGCCCTTGACTATGGCCGAGTTTGGGGTTGTGATTTCAATATTGCTGTATTTACTAATTTATCTCAAGAGCATTTAGACTACCATAAAACAATGGTAGAATATAAGTACGCTAAAAGCTTACTATTCTCTCAGTTAGGGAATACTTATCATGAAGAAAATAAAAAAATTGCAATAATAAATGAAGATGATGAACAGGCAATGACAATGAAAAAAGTTACTTCTGCTCATACATTATCTTATAGTATTGAGAAAAAAGCAGATTTTCGAGCGAAAGAAATCGATTATAATGGAGAAGGAACTACATTTACTTTAGTGACTGCGCACGAAGAAATGAAAGTGCAATTAAAGTTACTTGGTATTTTTAGTGTTTACAATGCATTAGCAGCAATTGCGACAAGCTTCGCGGCAGGAGTACCTGTGAAAGAAAGTGTAAGAAGCTTAGAAAAAGTGACTGGAGTTCCAGGGCGCTTTGAAGTTGTTCAGGCAGGTCAAAAATTTCCTGTCATCGTTGATTACGCGCATACACCTGATAGTTTAGAGAATGCATTAATAACAATTAATGAATTTGCAAGAGGAAAAATATTTGTTGTCGTTGGTTGTGGTGGAGATCGCGATAAAATAAAACGACCTTTAATGGCTTCCATTGCCGAACAATATAGTGATGTCACAATCTTTACATCAGATAACCCTAGAACAGAAGATCCAGAAAAAATAATAAAAGACATGGAAGAAGGTGTAAAAGGGAAAGAATATTTAGTAATATTAAATAGAGAGAAGGCGATTAAATATGCCGTCTCACAAGCAACAGATAATGATGTTATATTAATTGCAGGTAAAGGTCATGAAACTTATCAAACAATTGGTACTAAAAATTATAAATTTGATGATCGTGAAGTGGCAAGAAATGCAATAAAGGAGCTATAA
- the rsmH gene encoding 16S rRNA (cytosine(1402)-N(4))-methyltransferase RsmH, giving the protein MFEHITVLKSEAVAGLNIKEDGIYVDCTLGGAGHSETILAQLSENGHLYAFDQDQTAIDHAMKKLAKYENKTIIKSNFRYLKEKLQELGVNQVDGILFDLGVSSPQLDEAERGFSFHQDAPLDMRMDRDAELSAYDVVNQWEFNDLVRIFYRYGEEKFSKQVARKIEAYRQSKPIETTSELVEIIKDAIPAPARRKGGHPAKRIFQAIRIAVNDELGAFEDALESSIELIAPKGRISVITFHSLEDRICKQMFKQASTGPELPPGLPVIPDAYKPTLSLVTRKPILPTENELTENKRARSAKLRVAEKN; this is encoded by the coding sequence ATGTTCGAACATATTACAGTGTTAAAAAGCGAAGCTGTAGCAGGATTAAACATAAAAGAAGATGGCATTTATGTAGATTGTACGTTAGGTGGAGCTGGACATAGTGAAACTATATTGGCTCAACTCTCCGAAAATGGTCACTTATATGCTTTTGATCAAGACCAAACAGCAATTGATCATGCGATGAAGAAGTTAGCTAAATATGAAAATAAGACGATTATTAAAAGTAATTTCAGATATTTAAAAGAAAAACTTCAAGAACTAGGTGTTAATCAAGTAGATGGCATTTTATTTGATTTAGGCGTTTCTTCTCCTCAATTAGATGAGGCGGAGCGAGGGTTTAGTTTTCACCAAGACGCACCTTTAGATATGCGTATGGATCGAGATGCAGAATTATCGGCGTATGATGTTGTTAATCAATGGGAGTTTAATGACTTAGTTCGAATTTTTTACCGATATGGGGAAGAAAAATTTTCGAAGCAAGTAGCACGGAAAATTGAAGCATATCGACAATCAAAGCCAATTGAAACTACGAGTGAACTGGTAGAAATTATTAAAGACGCAATTCCTGCGCCAGCAAGAAGAAAAGGTGGTCATCCAGCAAAACGAATTTTCCAAGCAATTCGTATCGCAGTAAATGATGAACTAGGAGCTTTTGAAGATGCTTTAGAATCATCCATTGAGCTAATAGCACCTAAAGGTAGAATTAGTGTAATAACATTCCACTCATTAGAAGATCGCATTTGTAAACAAATGTTTAAACAAGCTAGCACCGGTCCAGAATTACCGCCTGGTCTACCTGTAATACCAGATGCTTATAAACCGACATTGTCATTAGTGACAAGAAAACCTATTTTACCTACTGAAAATGAATTAACAGAAAATAAACGCGCGCGTTCAGCAAAACTAAGAGTAGCAGAAAAAAACTAA
- a CDS encoding stage V sporulation protein D: protein MRVSNVTVRKRLVAILLGGLFIFALIDIRLGYVQLSLGNWLSEKAHDSWGRNVDFEPKRGKILDRNGQELATNISAPTVFVVPRQIKDPVAVAEKLAATLNMSKKQAYEYVTKNASIVKFNQGGRKISNEKADEIRALRLDGVYVAEDSKRHYPYGDYLSHVLGFAGIDNQGLTGLELVYDSKLKGEKGYVSFFSDAKGRRMPNLADEYEAPKNGLDLRLTIDHQVQTIIERELDEAMAMYNPDGAIAIAVNPNTGEVLAMSSRPSFNPENYQRVAPEVYNRNLPVWAQYEPGSTFKIITLTAAIEENLVDLEEEKFHDPGYIDVAGTHLHCWRRSGHGSQTFLEVVQNSCNPGFVVLGERLGKEKLFSYIKDFGFGQKTGIDLLGEGSGILFAPERVGPLELATTAFGQGVSVTPIQQVMAVSAAINGGYLYQPYIAKEWVNPDTGKVVERTTPILKKQIISNETSELVRHALESVVAQGTGKNAFVDGYRVGGKTGTAQKAVNGAYLKDNHIVSFIGFAPADDPQIVVYLAIDNPKNTVQFGGVVAAPIVGNIIDDALRALNVEKRTDGIEKEKTWQDDLIVTLPNLIGKTTKEVRNMYYDLKIEVSGKGDLIVDQLPAPGTKVQAGSKVRLYLTEKPKDDTDD, encoded by the coding sequence TTGCGAGTTTCAAATGTGACTGTACGTAAAAGGTTAGTAGCAATTCTTTTAGGTGGATTATTCATCTTTGCATTAATCGATATTAGATTAGGATACGTTCAATTATCTTTAGGAAATTGGCTTTCTGAAAAAGCGCATGATTCATGGGGGAGAAATGTAGATTTTGAACCGAAGCGTGGAAAGATTTTAGATCGTAATGGTCAAGAGTTAGCAACAAACATAAGTGCACCAACAGTTTTTGTAGTACCAAGGCAAATTAAAGACCCAGTTGCAGTTGCAGAAAAACTAGCTGCAACATTAAATATGTCAAAGAAACAAGCATATGAATACGTAACGAAAAATGCTTCCATTGTGAAATTTAATCAAGGAGGCAGAAAAATAAGCAATGAAAAGGCAGATGAAATTCGAGCGTTAAGACTAGATGGAGTCTACGTTGCCGAAGATTCAAAAAGGCATTATCCGTACGGTGATTATTTATCACATGTCTTAGGATTTGCTGGTATTGATAATCAAGGCTTAACAGGTCTAGAACTCGTATACGATAGCAAATTAAAAGGTGAAAAAGGATATGTTTCATTTTTTTCGGATGCAAAAGGCAGAAGAATGCCTAATTTAGCTGATGAATATGAGGCTCCTAAAAACGGCTTAGATTTACGCCTAACGATTGACCACCAAGTGCAAACGATTATTGAGCGTGAATTAGATGAGGCAATGGCCATGTATAACCCTGATGGTGCTATCGCTATTGCTGTAAATCCGAACACAGGAGAAGTTTTAGCGATGTCGAGTCGTCCGTCGTTTAATCCGGAAAATTATCAACGAGTAGCCCCTGAAGTGTACAATCGCAATCTTCCAGTTTGGGCGCAATATGAGCCAGGTTCAACTTTTAAAATTATTACATTAACAGCTGCAATAGAAGAGAACTTAGTAGATTTAGAGGAAGAGAAATTTCACGATCCAGGATATATAGATGTCGCCGGTACACACCTCCATTGTTGGAGAAGAAGCGGACATGGTAGCCAAACATTTTTAGAAGTAGTGCAAAATTCCTGTAACCCAGGGTTTGTTGTATTAGGAGAGAGGCTTGGAAAGGAAAAATTATTTTCGTATATAAAAGACTTTGGTTTTGGTCAAAAAACTGGAATTGACTTATTAGGTGAAGGATCTGGAATATTATTTGCTCCAGAAAGAGTTGGTCCACTTGAACTCGCTACTACAGCATTCGGTCAAGGGGTATCAGTAACACCTATTCAACAAGTAATGGCTGTATCTGCAGCAATAAACGGAGGATATTTATATCAACCATACATTGCAAAAGAATGGGTTAATCCAGACACAGGTAAAGTAGTCGAAAGAACAACTCCAATCTTGAAAAAGCAAATTATTTCAAATGAAACGTCAGAGTTAGTAAGGCATGCACTAGAAAGTGTTGTTGCACAAGGAACTGGTAAGAACGCATTTGTTGATGGTTATCGAGTAGGAGGGAAGACAGGTACAGCACAAAAAGCAGTAAATGGTGCGTATTTGAAAGATAATCATATCGTTTCCTTTATCGGATTTGCTCCTGCTGATGACCCACAAATCGTAGTCTACTTAGCTATTGATAACCCGAAAAATACCGTTCAATTTGGTGGGGTTGTTGCAGCACCTATCGTTGGAAACATTATCGACGATGCTTTACGAGCTTTGAACGTAGAAAAACGAACAGATGGTATCGAAAAAGAAAAAACATGGCAAGACGATTTAATTGTTACATTACCTAACTTAATTGGTAAGACGACGAAAGAAGTTCGTAATATGTATTACGACTTAAAAATAGAAGTTTCTGGTAAAGGGGATCTAATCGTTGATCAATTACCAGCACCAGGTACAAAAGTGCAAGCAGGCAGCAAAGTTAGGCTTTATTTAACGGAAAAGCCTAAAGACGATACAGATGATTAA
- the murD gene encoding UDP-N-acetylmuramoyl-L-alanine--D-glutamate ligase, whose amino-acid sequence MRNQEMYKGSNVLILGLAKSGNAAAALLHRLGANVVVNDMKPLEENEEAKALQALGIEVICGEHPLSLFDRKIDFVVKNPGIPYHNPIVVEAMKREIKVITEVEIASVISEAAIIGITGSNGKTTTTTLTYEMLLGASKKPLIAGNIGTVVCEVAEKATKDNLLVTELSSFQLQGTDQFRPAISVLLNIFDAHLDYHGTRKEYAHAKGKIFANQTEDDIAIYNDDDPTVKKLVENVIARKVPFSSTKKVDNGAWIHESSLYFKEEKIVDLGEIVLPGKHNLENILAAIAVAKTYGVSNDHIRKVLQTFAGVKHRLQYVTSIEDRRFYNDSKATNILATQTALSAFETPVILLAGGLDRGNDFDELIPYLQHVKAVITFGQTASKIMKIAEEAGIKTVKHVDNVNQAVPVAYELSEAGDTILLSPACASWDQYKTFEQRGDMFINSVHKLKI is encoded by the coding sequence GTGAGAAATCAAGAGATGTATAAAGGGTCAAATGTATTAATTTTAGGGCTTGCTAAAAGCGGAAACGCTGCTGCAGCCCTTCTTCATCGCTTAGGTGCAAATGTCGTTGTCAACGACATGAAGCCGTTGGAAGAAAATGAAGAAGCAAAAGCATTACAAGCATTGGGAATCGAAGTGATTTGTGGAGAACACCCTCTTTCTCTATTTGATAGAAAAATCGATTTTGTAGTGAAAAATCCAGGCATTCCTTACCACAATCCGATTGTTGTCGAAGCAATGAAGCGTGAAATAAAAGTGATTACTGAAGTTGAAATTGCCTCGGTCATTTCTGAAGCTGCTATCATTGGAATAACGGGTTCGAACGGGAAAACGACAACGACTACATTAACATATGAAATGCTTTTAGGAGCAAGTAAAAAACCGTTAATAGCAGGAAATATCGGAACGGTCGTTTGTGAAGTAGCAGAAAAAGCAACAAAAGATAACTTACTAGTTACAGAACTTTCAAGCTTTCAACTTCAAGGAACAGATCAATTTAGACCTGCTATTTCAGTTCTTCTTAACATCTTTGACGCTCATTTAGATTATCATGGGACGAGAAAAGAATATGCCCATGCAAAAGGTAAAATCTTTGCTAATCAAACAGAAGATGATATTGCTATTTATAATGACGATGATCCAACTGTAAAAAAATTAGTAGAAAACGTAATCGCAAGAAAAGTTCCTTTCTCATCGACAAAAAAAGTAGATAATGGAGCATGGATTCATGAAAGCTCGTTATATTTTAAAGAGGAAAAAATAGTTGATCTTGGTGAAATTGTATTGCCAGGAAAACATAATTTAGAAAATATATTAGCAGCAATAGCTGTAGCAAAAACGTATGGTGTTAGCAATGATCATATTAGAAAAGTGCTGCAAACATTCGCCGGGGTGAAACATCGCCTTCAATATGTCACTTCCATTGAAGACCGCAGGTTTTATAATGACTCGAAAGCTACAAATATATTAGCGACTCAAACGGCTTTATCCGCTTTTGAAACACCGGTAATTTTATTAGCTGGTGGACTTGATCGAGGAAATGACTTTGATGAGTTAATTCCTTATTTGCAGCATGTCAAAGCCGTTATTACATTTGGGCAAACGGCAAGTAAAATTATGAAAATTGCAGAGGAAGCTGGCATTAAAACAGTCAAACATGTCGATAATGTTAATCAAGCAGTCCCTGTCGCTTATGAACTTTCAGAGGCTGGAGATACAATTTTATTGTCACCTGCATGTGCAAGTTGGGATCAATATAAAACGTTTGAACAACGAGGTGACATGTTTATCAATAGCGTGCATAAGCTAAAGATATAG
- the ftsL gene encoding cell division protein FtsL codes for MDNLAHHLQPKRKEEVEKKVNRSPIEKPKKFRITLGEKILVIACSIVLATLAITIVSKSAVIYLENRELQTLEQQVENQLKINRDLNFQVTELSSPERIRKIAEEELGMKLDSKKVKFVGQ; via the coding sequence TTGGACAATTTAGCACATCATCTTCAACCGAAAAGAAAAGAGGAAGTTGAAAAAAAAGTTAATAGAAGTCCTATTGAAAAACCTAAAAAGTTTCGAATTACGCTGGGGGAAAAAATACTAGTCATTGCTTGTAGTATAGTTTTAGCAACGCTAGCGATTACTATTGTCTCAAAGTCAGCTGTTATTTACTTAGAGAATCGTGAATTACAAACGCTTGAACAGCAGGTGGAAAATCAGCTTAAAATAAATCGGGATTTAAATTTTCAAGTTACAGAATTGAGCTCACCTGAAAGAATTCGAAAAATTGCAGAAGAAGAACTAGGGATGAAGCTTGATAGTAAAAAAGTAAAATTTGTAGGGCAATAG
- a CDS encoding penicillin-binding protein: protein MNEHKNHKISRRAGMMIGIFILLFFVLTSRIIYIQLKQEVQGYPLQEMAVEEWTKKHELFADRGIIYDRNGIEIAKNVPAYTIIAILKDGGAMEPIDDPYDVAAKLAPILDIETSELVNRLTSKSAYQVEFGPKGRNISFTKKQQIENLGLKGISFIQNMRRLYPNNVFASHVLGYTTLDQSDADGREKGVMGIEAYTNDYLLEKNGSISFRTDKKREFKLPDPKELIDPPNNGDHVYLTIDQKIQTFVEHALTKVEAEFNPEKIIAIVADAKTGKILAMSNRPSFDPNLRNITNWTNYAISARYEPGSTMKVFTLAAAIEEEMFFADELYQSGQYSVYGTVINDHNYGLGWGKISYLEGVQRSSNVAFSIIAEQMGPDILLEYYEKMGLTKKTGIDLPNEVNSTFLYDYPLEQISTAWGQGSAITPIQQVQATTAITNDGNMMKPYIIEKIIDSDTEEVLLENKPEIVSNPISAKTAKRVRDILETVITAPAGTAKSYYLEGYQVAGKTGTAQIPDPATGHYLTGWGNNIYSFLGFAPKDDPKLIVYVAVDRPKINSTQSGSLPVSTAVKMIMKSSLQYLEIDPTTNSENSPKQKGNHSITLKDYTSKHVNEASTELKALGLEVIRIGSGDRVVKQAPYAGNVLYDGEKVFLYVDGKAKIPNMTGWSKRDVLKLCAVMELKPNIIGSGFVIKQNIPADTKLKRGDYLVVELESKILKQEPEGESSEEVNETDETGTD from the coding sequence ATGAATGAACATAAAAACCATAAAATCAGTAGAAGAGCAGGGATGATGATCGGCATATTTATCCTGCTCTTTTTCGTTCTAACATCTAGAATAATATATATTCAACTAAAACAAGAGGTCCAAGGTTATCCATTACAGGAAATGGCAGTAGAAGAATGGACGAAAAAACATGAGCTTTTTGCAGATAGAGGAATTATTTATGATCGTAATGGGATAGAAATTGCAAAAAATGTACCAGCATATACAATCATTGCAATCTTAAAAGATGGTGGCGCAATGGAACCTATTGATGACCCTTATGACGTTGCAGCCAAACTAGCACCAATTCTTGATATTGAAACTAGTGAACTAGTAAACCGTTTAACAAGCAAGTCGGCGTATCAAGTCGAATTTGGTCCTAAAGGTAGAAATATAAGTTTTACTAAAAAACAACAGATAGAAAACCTAGGTCTTAAAGGAATAAGCTTCATTCAAAACATGAGAAGACTGTATCCTAACAACGTTTTTGCTTCTCATGTACTTGGTTACACAACACTTGACCAATCGGACGCAGATGGACGAGAAAAGGGTGTTATGGGTATCGAAGCTTATACGAATGACTATTTATTAGAAAAGAACGGATCAATATCTTTTCGAACAGATAAAAAAAGGGAGTTTAAGCTGCCTGATCCGAAAGAATTAATAGACCCACCGAATAATGGTGATCATGTTTATTTAACAATTGATCAAAAAATTCAAACGTTTGTTGAACATGCTTTAACAAAGGTAGAGGCTGAATTTAATCCAGAAAAAATTATTGCCATCGTTGCTGATGCAAAGACAGGGAAAATTTTAGCGATGAGTAATCGTCCAAGCTTTGACCCAAATCTACGTAATATAACTAACTGGACAAACTATGCAATTTCAGCTCGCTATGAGCCGGGATCTACGATGAAAGTATTTACGTTAGCAGCTGCAATTGAAGAAGAGATGTTCTTCGCTGATGAATTGTACCAATCTGGTCAATACTCTGTATATGGAACAGTTATTAATGACCATAACTATGGTTTAGGTTGGGGGAAAATTAGCTATTTAGAAGGTGTTCAACGTTCTTCCAATGTTGCTTTTTCCATTATAGCTGAACAAATGGGACCTGATATTTTATTAGAGTATTACGAGAAGATGGGGTTAACAAAGAAAACTGGAATTGATTTACCGAATGAAGTAAACAGCACTTTTCTTTATGACTACCCGTTAGAGCAAATTTCTACTGCTTGGGGACAGGGTTCTGCAATAACACCTATTCAACAAGTGCAAGCGACAACTGCTATTACGAATGATGGGAACATGATGAAACCTTACATTATTGAAAAAATAATAGATTCAGATACGGAAGAAGTGTTACTTGAAAATAAACCTGAAATAGTTAGTAATCCAATTTCTGCAAAAACTGCCAAACGAGTACGAGATATTTTAGAAACGGTTATTACTGCTCCGGCGGGTACAGCGAAATCATACTATCTGGAAGGCTATCAAGTTGCTGGAAAAACTGGAACTGCACAAATACCAGACCCTGCAACAGGACATTACTTAACTGGTTGGGGAAATAATATTTATTCTTTTTTAGGGTTCGCGCCGAAAGATGACCCAAAATTGATTGTGTATGTAGCTGTTGATCGACCTAAAATAAATAGTACACAATCAGGGTCATTACCCGTTTCGACTGCAGTGAAGATGATTATGAAAAGTAGTTTGCAATACTTAGAAATTGATCCGACAACTAATAGTGAAAATTCGCCTAAACAAAAAGGAAATCATTCTATTACATTAAAAGATTACACTTCTAAACATGTCAATGAAGCATCGACGGAATTAAAAGCTCTAGGGTTAGAAGTCATACGTATTGGTAGTGGTGATCGCGTAGTCAAGCAAGCCCCTTATGCAGGTAATGTATTATATGATGGTGAAAAAGTGTTCTTATATGTCGATGGCAAAGCGAAAATACCAAACATGACTGGTTGGTCAAAACGGGACGTGTTAAAGCTGTGTGCAGTGATGGAACTTAAACCTAACATTATTGGTTCGGGCTTTGTTATTAAACAAAACATTCCTGCGGACACGAAATTAAAGCGAGGCGATTACCTAGTCGTTGAATTAGAAAGTAAAATATTAAAGCAAGAACCTGAAGGTGAATCAAGCGAAGAGGTTAATGAAACTGATGAAACTGGAACGGATTAG
- a CDS encoding UDP-N-acetylmuramoyl-tripeptide--D-alanyl-D-alanine ligase, which yields MNITLHDCKNLFSTYRHYGDLDVEINRVATDTRKPMEKALFIPIVGERFNGHDYLKEAIHQGAVAALWQKDIPIPKFIPTLFPMILVDDTTKATQQLASYLLEKQKPIVVGVTGSNGKTTTKDLLDAVLSEKYTTHKTVGNFNNHLGLPFTVLNMPKECNCIILEMGMDKFGEIQLLSEIAKPDFAIITNIGESHIENLGSREGIAKAKLEITEGLKENGLLIVDGDEPLLRNAYAGETIYCGYKQGNTYELMVKKTDERGISFTCNHQEYIIPMLGEHNVKNTSLVIALADKLGLSREDIQRGLNKVKVTAMRLQVLPGKNGSLIINDAYNASPTSMKAAVQTLKQLKDYDRKIAVLGDMYELGHDEENLHRSVAEVIEPPVTDVFTVGEKGRWIASELMDKSKNINIVHFPTKEEAIEELNKTLSPQTVILFKASRGLKLETLAEVFVKEERE from the coding sequence ATGAACATTACATTACATGACTGCAAAAATCTTTTTTCAACCTACCGTCACTATGGCGATTTAGATGTCGAAATTAATAGAGTTGCTACGGATACGAGAAAGCCAATGGAAAAAGCGCTCTTTATTCCTATTGTCGGTGAAAGGTTTAATGGGCATGATTACTTGAAGGAAGCAATTCATCAAGGTGCAGTTGCGGCACTTTGGCAAAAAGATATTCCAATTCCGAAATTCATTCCGACTTTATTTCCAATGATCTTAGTTGATGATACGACGAAAGCAACACAACAATTAGCTTCATATCTATTAGAAAAACAAAAACCTATAGTTGTAGGTGTAACAGGTAGTAATGGAAAAACGACTACCAAAGACTTGCTAGATGCAGTTCTATCTGAAAAGTATACTACTCATAAAACAGTTGGCAATTTTAATAACCATTTAGGATTGCCTTTCACTGTTTTAAATATGCCGAAAGAATGCAACTGTATTATACTTGAAATGGGTATGGATAAGTTTGGTGAGATTCAATTGTTAAGTGAAATTGCCAAACCTGATTTTGCTATTATTACTAATATTGGAGAATCCCATATTGAGAATTTAGGAAGTAGAGAGGGGATTGCAAAAGCAAAACTTGAAATTACTGAAGGACTAAAAGAAAATGGTCTATTAATTGTTGATGGCGATGAGCCTTTACTAAGAAATGCATACGCTGGAGAAACAATCTATTGTGGCTATAAGCAAGGTAATACATATGAACTAATGGTAAAAAAGACCGATGAAAGAGGGATATCATTTACTTGTAATCATCAAGAATATATCATTCCGATGCTCGGTGAACATAATGTGAAAAATACATCACTTGTTATTGCACTTGCAGACAAACTAGGGTTAAGCAGAGAAGACATTCAAAGAGGCTTAAATAAAGTTAAAGTAACAGCAATGAGACTGCAAGTACTTCCTGGTAAAAATGGCTCCCTTATCATAAATGACGCTTATAATGCAAGCCCAACATCGATGAAAGCAGCTGTTCAAACGTTAAAGCAATTAAAGGATTACGATCGGAAAATTGCTGTGTTAGGTGATATGTATGAATTAGGTCATGACGAAGAAAACTTACACCGATCTGTTGCAGAAGTTATTGAACCTCCAGTAACTGATGTATTTACAGTCGGAGAAAAAGGCCGATGGATCGCCTCTGAACTAATGGATAAGAGCAAAAACATAAATATTGTACATTTTCCGACTAAAGAAGAAGCAATAGAAGAACTTAACAAAACATTATCTCCACAAACGGTTATTTTGTTTAAAGCATCTAGAGGGTTAAAGCTAGAAACGTTAGCAGAAGTGTTTGTAAAGGAAGAGAGGGAGTAA